ATTTTATAGTTTGTCTATTCTTTCCAACAGCGAAATAGAATTTTTTCGATTAGGCTGTGCTTTGTCAGAGTTACATTATGCGTTAAAATCTATGTCGGATTTTTGGAATGTATCTGTTAAAAAAAACAGCCAACGACGTTATCGAAAGTTATATGAACGTAGTTTTAATTTGAAAAGAGTTTCAAGGATAGGCCGTGATATTATATTGAATGCCCTTTTAGATTTTGATCGGAAGAGTCTCATTCAATCATTTGATAATGCTCAAATTATACATGGTGATCTCAACAGTGGGAATATTGGATATTCAAAGCAACAGTCATCTGTCTTCTTCCTAGATTTTGAAGATACTCTCTGTTCATATCTGCCTCCTGAAGCTGATATTGCTTTCATATTAGAACGGCTTATCTTCGTACACCCTTATCAGAATAAACGAGAGCTTATTAAAGCATTCTTTAAAGGTTATTGTGGAAATGAATATAATTTATTCAAAGGTAAGCATAGTATATCATTTTGGTTATCATTTCTTAATCTAAGATCAATGTTATTACTTGCTGAAATGGAAGCGAATAATCATCAAGTTTCAGCAACAGAATGGACAAAATTTGATACATTATTCAAACAATCTAAGAAGTTTAGTATTGAACTTGAAAAGCACTTTAGCTAATTCTGAGAAACATGAAAAAGACTATTCTGTTATCTGCACGAGATACTGCAGCAGCACAAATTGTTTGCATATTAAAACCATTATTTGACAAAGAAAAGTGGTGTCAAACTATTTTGATTGCGGGTTCTCCGGCTGACAAAATTTTTATTTCTCATAAAATAGATTTTATATCATGTCCTCAATGGAAACATGAGACAGAAGCCCTAGCCTATTGTGAAAAAATAATCCAAAAATTTACCCCAGATGCAATCCTGACAGGTAGTAGTGGACCTGGGTTTGGGGTTGATGAGTATTTGATTTTTTGTGCAAATGTGCCTTCTTTCACGATCCAAGATTTTTGGGGGTTTCTAAATCCATATAGTGGACAATATGCAGATACTTATTTTGTATTAGATAAATATGCAGAAAAACAAACCAAAAGCGTTTTACGGCATAAAAAAGTTTTGCCAATTGGCTCTGTAAAACATAGCTCTATCGTTACACGGGACTGGGTAAGTATACGTACTGCTAAAAGACGTGCTATCAAATTATCATCAAATTTAGACTTATTGATCGGTTTCTTTGATCAACCTTTGAAACTTGATGAAGGTTATAAAACATTATGTAGTGATTTTGCAGCGTCTATCACTCAGTTAGAGCAGTCTTTCAAATTATTACTCCGTTTTCATCCTGGAACGCCTCGGCAAACACGTAATGTTGTTTATGATATTTTCCGTAGGAAAGGAGTTGAAATCATTTTAGACAACAATGAGAGCAACGTTTATGAGACAATTTCTGCCTGTGATATAGTTGTATCATCTTTTTCTACATGTAACCTTGACAATATCTATATGAATGCTTCTTCTTCTGCCCCCTTAGGGGTTTCTGTGTATCTATTTTATAATGAAGAGATAAGAAATTCTTTTGAAAAGCATCATGCAACTAAAATGCTTCCTTCTTTTTCTCATAATGAAGCCTATGTAATCTATAAGAAAAGTGAAATACTGCAAACGATACATAAAGCAATCAATAGCCGTATGCAAAGCTGGGTAGCAGTAAAAAAATTGCCTTCACCATTATATGCCCCTAAAAAAATAATAGACGTACTGAAAAACCAGTTACAAAGAGGAAGTGAAATTGGATAATTCACCTAATCATGCCAATTATAAGAATATTGGTACATATCTAAATGAAGATCATCATATAAAGGCAAAAGAGTCCTTTAAGGAACTTGGTAAACTTATTTTGAAGCAGCTCCCTGACAATGAAAATTCTGGATGTCTACTTGATATAGGTTGTGCAACAGGGGCATTAATCGGGTATTTGGAAACCCTTTTACCAAAATATGAAATGGTAGGTTTAGATTATTTTCCCGAGCTTGTCAAAAAAGCTGAAACTAAACTCCCTCAACATAAATTCATCCAGGGTTCAGCACTTAGCCTTCCTGATGAATTTAAAAAATCTTTCGATTTTGTGATCCTAAGTGGTGTAATTGGTATTTTTGATTTTGATGATGCTATGACTGCCTGCCGTCAAGCTCTGGATTGCTTACGTAAAGGAGGGACTCTTTATATATTTGGTAATTTTAATGAATACGACATTGACCTTCTTGTTTCACACCGAAAACGTATTGATGGCAAAACTGGGGATTGGGAAAAAGGCTGGAACGTTTATAGTATGTCGACTATGCAAGATTTCTTCTCAGATTGTCATCACATTAAGTTTTTTGATTTCGAAATGCCATTTGAACTTACGCCTCAAAACGATCCAATTAGATCTTGGACATATAAAGAGAATAATAAATTGCAATTGACGAACGGACTAAAATTCCTAATTAACTTACGCTTCTTAGAAGTGAAGCGTGATATGCTCCCTTCAGAAAAGTGATTCTGTACCAAATGTTAGAGTCTGATTCAGAAGTATTTGAGTAATTACAGTTACTTATGTTTCTATTGATTTGTGGAGCAGCCCCCACACCCTAACATAGCCTAAGGAGGCTTAGGGCTATGCCTTAACTTATGAAATTGTGGAGGGTGCTTGTCGCTGTCGCCATTCATATCTGAAGGGCCTCAGCCCGATTAAATTTGAGAGAAGGGTTGCCTAAGTGAGTGAGACACACTCTACTTTTTCAGTACAAGTCCATTTTGTCAAACTGAATAGCCCCTAGTTTCCTAGACGCCTTGTTGTCTCATTTTTTGTTGCCGTTCGAATTCATTTGGTGACAGCATTTCGTTCCTAGCATGCTTGCGTTTTGGATTGTAGAACATTTCAATATAGTCAAATACATCCTGCCTTACATCCGCTCTGGTTTTGTAGACCTTGCGCCTGATGCGTTCACGTTTAAGCAGGTTAAAGAAGCTTTCCGCAACAGCGTTGTCATGACAATTACCGCGACGGCTCATAGAATGTTCCAAGTTATGAGATTTCAGAAACGAAGCCCATTCAATGCTGGTAAATTGTGAGCCCTGATCGGAATGTATGACGACTTTATTTTTAGGTTTTCGCCGCCACACAGCCATTAATAAAGCCTGCAAGACGAGTTCTGTCAGTTGCCTGCTTTGCATAGACCAACCAACAACTTTTCTGGAATAAAGGTCAATAACAACCGCTAAATATGAATATCCTTCTGTCGTTTTAATATAGGTAATATCAGTTACCCAAAATCGATTTGGTTCCAGAACATCAAATTGTCGATCAAGTGTATTATCAACAACAATAGACGGTTTTCCTCCATATTGACCAGGGCGACGTTTATATCCGATCTGAGTAAAATTCCTGCCAGACGAGCTAAACGTGCGACACGATTGGGGCTTATGAATTCGCCTAATTCGCACAGATCATCATGTAACTTACGATAACCATAGACCTTGCCACTCTCTTCCCAAGCCTGCTTGATAAGCTCCGTTTGACGTTGGTCTTCAAGGGCTCTTTTGCTGAGCGGTGATTTCAACCACGCATAAAACCCGCTTGGATGAACTTGCAATATACGGCACATGCTTCGGATCATAAAATCAGAACGATGCACCTTCATAAAGGCGTACTTCACTTGGCATCTTTTGCGAAGAACGCCGTGGCCTTTTTTAAGATGTCTCACTCCTCGGTGACACGGGCCAACTCTTTCTTTTAGCGACTGATCTCGGCAGATTGTTCCATAACTTCTTGGGCAACAGCTGGCAATTTAGAAAACCGCTTACGCCATTGATAAAGCGAATGTGTGCTGACACCTAAACGCTGGGAAACTTCTGCGACTGAATAGCCCCGTTCCGTAATCTGTTTTACAGCATCAATTTTAAATTCATCGGTGAAATAGGATTTGGATATTGAATAACTCCTTGCCTCATTTTGTAACCGACAAGGTGTCTAGAAATCTAGGGACTATTCAAACGCGCTTAATTTGTTAATGAGAGAGACCGTTTGTTCGATGATAGCTTTATCATTCAATTCAGTGTCAATTTGTTTGCGCGCATAAGCCCCATATTGTTTTCGTATATCATAATGTTCCATCAAGTTTTCGATTGCATCTGCTAAAGCAGTCGGGTTCTTTAGGGGAACTAAAAGTCCGTTTTTTTCATGATGGACGATTTCTCGACAGCCAGGAACATCCGTGGCAATCATGGGAAGACCGCAAGCGGCAGCTTCTAAAAGGCTTTTTGGTAAACCTTCTCGCCAGGAAGGGAGAAGAGCAATGCTGGATTGCTGATATATATTGGCAATGTCACTTCTACGTCCCCAACATTCAACCAAACCATCAGATTGCCATATGTCAATATCATGTTGAGTTGCGCTTTGTGGGTTTCCGGGGTCTGGGGCGCCTACCAGAACAATACGGTAACTCTTTCCTTTGTTTTTCAATATCCTGGCAGCTTCCACAATTTCGCTAACACCTTTAGACCAAAGAGTCCGACCAACAAATGTGATTAATCCATTTTGAGGTAACTCTGGACTTGGGCTAAAATATTTTGCATCGACACCAGATCCGCGAATTAAAAAAAGGTTCTTTTCAGTTTTGAAGCCAAAAGATTGCATAAGTTCAATATCATTGCCATTTTGTACAATCATATGAATACGTTTAGTCTGTGAAAACAGCCGCATAAATATGCTGATCATAAAACGAATCAAGCGAGCCTTTAAGTTCTTTGCAATAAAGCTATAGCCCATTCCTGTAATCATATTGATGACTGTACCAACAGGAGCGCGTAATGCTGCAATTGTGCCAAGAAGAACAGTAAATAAAGCAACATGCACGACAATATCAGGCTTAACATCACGATATAACTTTGTAATGTTCTGAATAGCTGATTGTGTGGATTGGAGCGAAATTTGTTCTCGGCCAAGATTTAGGTCATGTAAAATAAACCCGTGATTCTCAAGTTCCGTTTTTGCCTGATTAATATGACAGGCAACATGGACTTTATATCCATCTTTAACCAAACCTAAGGCTAGGGGCAAACGATGGGACAGAAAATACCAATCTTTGGATACTAAAATAAGTACTTTCTTTTGGGGCATTTGTTTAACTCAACTCTTTGCGCACATTTAAATATATAATGAGGGACGTAAAGGCACAAATATAATAACTAGCTTGCCACCAGGCGGCCCAATAGGAAAAATTAAATAAACCAGAGCCCCAATAGGCAGCATTAATTGAAAACAAAACCAATAAGGCTGGGTGTCTTGTTTTCCAATATTCAGTGATGTTTTTCCAAAATATAACACAGACTAACGAGATAAAGGGAACAAAACCGATTACCCCTGTATCAAGTAAGATTTCCAGTACCCAGTTATGGGGGTGTCCTGGCAAAAGTTGAGCAGGCACATCTGCAAGAGGAATATAGCTTGGCCCGTAATAGTTGATCAATGTCTGAGTTGCCATTGGATGCAGGTTTGACGCATTTATTCCATAACCGACCCATGGGGACTGTTGCCACAGTTCCAATGCAAATTGCCAAATTGTTTGACGATGAAAGTCGATTAACCAAACAGGAAGATAGGCTAAGTCCTGATTTGCAACAGAAGTCATATATTGTTTTTGGACTAACCACTCTCCTACTCCTAGGATTGCAAGTGTAATAAGAATAATCGCAATTAAATTTATTTTCCATGTCGTTGATGAGAAAATATATAGGGCTATTGGTGCAAGGGCTGCAGCAATCAGCGCAACCATAGAAGCTTTGGCATCAAAAATGAAGATTAATGACACAATACAAATGACAGCACACAAAGATAACAAACGCCAGATTCCCGAATAATTAAAGGCGAAGAAAATAAGTAGGGGAATGGCTAAAACGAAAGCGTTGGAAGGCGGTTTAAATCCTTGATATACTTGAAGGAAAGTAACCGGTGTGAACTTCAAGAGGCTATAAATATTTGGTTCAATATAAAAGGCAGTAATGCCAACAGTGGAGACAAATAAAATGCCTATTGTTAAAAGTTTACCTTGAATAAATGTGCAATTCTGCAAATGCCAGCAAACGAAGAAAATTGCTATGGGTAATAAAATATGACGTATCCATGTTTCTAAGGAAGAACCCGTGTCATAAGAAAAAATTATATTTGGAGTAAAAAGAAGGCATGTTAGGCAGCATAGAGTAAACAAACCAAAATATTCAGATATAAATGAACGTTGGAAACCAATACGTTTTGTGGTTGTTATAGTCTGATAAATAACTGAGAGTAGAGCTAATGATAAGAAAATGGCTAATGTGGCACGCCCACTGGCAACAGCGGGTACGGCCAAGCCCAAGCTGGCAGCTCCTAGGATACTAACCTTATTCGTAAGTCGTGTCAGACTTGAATGCATAGTTTAAAGTCGCCAAAGAGTGATTTGATCTGGAATCGTGTCTCGATCTAAAGTCGCTTTAATATCAATGACTGCACCGTCTTGCTCTTTCAGCAAGTTCTGGATCAAAGACCACCCTTTGGAAACATATTCCTTGTGATTCACGGCAAGGATAATCACATCAGCAGGTTTTAAATCATCCTGCGCTGTCAAGGTCACGCCATATTCATGCATGGCTTCATTTGCATCAGCCCAAGGGTCGGAAATTTGGGTTTGGATATCCATATTTTCCAGTTCACTGATGATATCGACAACTTTACTGTTACGCAAATCAGGCACGTTTTCTTTAAACGTCAATCCCAAGATCGTTACAATCGGTTCATCTGTGCGGCCCCGTTTCATCAACATTTTAATGGCTTGCATGGCAACATGGTGTCCCATGCGATCATTCACACGGCGACCTGCCAGAATAACTTGGGGGTGGTGGCCCAGTTGTTCGGCTTTGTGGGTCAGGTAATAGGGGTCAACGCCGATACAGTGGCCCCCGACTAAGCCCGGTGTAAATTTAAGGAAGTTCCATTTCGTGCCTGCTGCTTCCAACACGTCATGGGTATCAATACCGACACGTTCAAAAATTTGGGACAATTCGTTCACAAAAGCAATATTGAGATCACGCTGGGTGTTTTCAATCACTTTGGCTGCTTCGGCTGTTTTGATGTTTGCGGCACGGTGTACACCTGCTGTCACAACGGCTTCATAAACTTGGGCAACCGTTTCCAGTGTTCCCGCATCTTGTCCGGAAACCACTTTCAAAATGGTTTCGAAACGATGTTCTTTATCTCCAGGGTTAATGCGTTCTGGAGAATAACCAACAGCAAAATCACCATCGTTGGATAGGCCGGAGATTTCTTCCAATACGGGGACGCAATCTTCTTCGGTTGCACCGGGATAAACGGTTGATTCATAAACAACGATATCGCCTTTATTGAGTACAGACCCAACTGTACGAGAGGCTGCCAGTACAGCCCCCATATCGGGGCGATGGGCATCATCAATGGGCGTGGGGACCGTAACAATATAAAAATCAGCGCGACGTAGGTCTTCAAGATCACTGGTATAGGTCAAGCTGTTGTGAAGAACATCACCTTCTTCAACTTCTTCGGTACGATCATAGCCTTTTTTCAGTTCTTCAATGCGGGTCTGATCAATATCAAAACCAATCGTTTCGTATCCGGCACGGCCATAGGAAACAGCGACAGGCAGGCCCACATAGCCCAAGCCGATAACAGCAATCTTACGATTCATGATCACAGGTCCACATTATAAAAATCGACATACCAATCAACAAACTTGCCGACACCTTCTTCAATAGATGTATTGGGGGCATAGCCTGTGATTTTGTTTAATTCAGATGTGTCAGCCCAGGTTGCAGGCACATCACCGTCCTGCATGGGCAGCATATTTTTCTCAGCCTTGCGACCCAGCTTGTCTTCCAGCACTTCAATGTAGCGAGTGAGCTGTTCACAGCGCGAATTACCGATATTGACAACCCGGTAAGGGCCGATACCGCTGGTACAAGGGTCCGGATTTGTCGCATCCCAGTTTTCATCCTTTTTCGGCGGCACACCCAGCAAACGGAAAATCCCTTCAACGATATCTTCGACAAAGGTGAAATCGCGTTCCATTTTGCCATGGTTAAAGACATTGATCGGCTTGCCTTCCAAAATAGCTTTGGTAAAGAGGAAGAGCGCCATATCCGGGCGCCCCCATGGACCATAGACAGTGAAAAAGCGCATGCCAGTAGATGGAATGTCAAAGAGATGGGCATAATTATGGGCCATCAGCTCATTGGCTTTTTTAGTGGCTGCATAAAGTGTCATTGGGTGTTCGGTGCTGTTATGTTCAGAAAATGGCATATTTTTATTGCCGCCATAAACCGAACTGGTTGAGGCAAACACCAAATGCTGAACTGGATGAGCACGACATGCTTCCAAAATGCTCAAAAAACCATCAATATTGGAATGGGTGTAAGCTTTTGGGTTTTCCAAAGAGTAACGCACACCGGCTTGTGCTGCCAGATTCACACAATGGGTGGGCTTATGGGTGGCAAAAGCCTCCATCACAGCCTCAGAATTGGCAAGGTCTTCGCGAATTTCTGTAAAGGCAGCGTGTTTTTTCAACCGCGCCAGTCGCGCTTCTTTTAAAGAGATATCGTAATAATCAGAAACACAGTCGATCCCAACCACTTCGTGACCATTGGCGATCAATTTTTCTGCCAGATGATAACCGATAAACCCGGCTGTACCTGTCACAAGGACTTTCATATCCGATTTTCCCTTTAAGAGCCTGTGTTGCGCGGCATCATAGCTTTATGAAACCGGACGGTAAATAAGGAATTTCACCTTTTTAGTCGATAAAATCAGTGTAATAACGCGCCTGAATATCTTCCTTCAGCTCTTTGGCTTTGGCGATGTTTTTATCAATCACATGAACCAACTGTGGCCTGCCGTTTTCTGTATAGTAATCTCGGGCATTTTCAAAACACGATAAAGCGTGATCCAGCCAGGCATGGGTATGCGGATCTCGTTTAGCCAGCGCAAAGAGGGTGGCACCCAGATTATTTTGCGTATTGGCCCATTGGGCGGGATATTTTTCTTCGTCATAAACTTTTAAAACCGCTTGATAGGCGACGCCAGCCTGTTCCAGCGATTGAGCGCCCTTCACCAACTGACCGTGGAGCATCATGGTTTTAGCCATTTTTGACATATTTTCCGCCCAGTTAAGCGGATATTGATATTGGTTATAGACTTTGGTGGCTTTCTTATAATAACGCGCTGCTTTTTGCAGATATTCCGGCTCACTCATCTTTCGCCCGATTTTGGCACAGGTTCCGGCAATACGCAGTTGTACAGCTGCCCATTCAAACGGGTGCAGCTCGATATTCAGTACTTCACTCACTTGTTCAAACAGGGTGATTGCCCGTGAAATATGGTCAACCAACTGCTCGTCATCTGTGTGATTTGCCATTTCTTCATACAGCCAGCCGTAATGGTTGGTGACCAAAGCCCAGTCAATCGGGGTTTTATCTTTCTCAACCACCTCTTCCCAGATTTTAAAGGCTTTAATGGCTGGGGTAAACCAGCCCAGTTCCTTACTGCGCTGGGCGATATTCGCCATAACCACGGCGGCCATTCCCATGGCCGAAACTTTTGCAGGCATAGGGGTCTTGCGGTTACTCAATGATCCAGCGAGCTTGTTCAGAGGTTCAACAGCCCCTAACAGATGTTCCCCGATTTTTACGGCATGGGTCGGCTGGCTACTGCGTGTTGCTGCAAAAATGGCAGCATAAAGGACATCCAGACTACCTTTTTCCGGTACAAAAGGCACAAGCAGACTTTCAGCAATACCGGGGACGCCTAAATTTGCTTCTCCTTCTTCTGCTGACAAGAAATGCCACCGTACAGACTGGATTTCAGGCTCCAGATACCCCCAAAGCAGTAAATCACCTTTTTCTTCTTGTAACGTTTGGCGACCTTCTTCAACCACTTTTTCATACTGGTCACTTAAGCTGCGTTTGGGGTCACGCAAGAATGTTTGATTAATCAAACGTGCGGCCAGTCCGGCCCTTTCGTTTAAGGGATGGATAATGGCTTGTAATAAGGCAGGCTTGTCTTCTTCATTATTAAAAATGCCTGCAGGTTCAGCCACCAGCACGTTTACATCGGCGATCGCTTGTGCGATTTGCCCATCCTGGCCCATGGCATTGGCCGCTGCTTCACGCATCAAAAACCAATCTATGAAACGATTAACAAAGGACAGCATTTACATCTTCAGGACTTAGGAAAAACTCTTGGCAGTATTCATACTCTTTAAGCAGGGATTAGGTAAAGAAGATAAATTACGGACACCATGAAGAACGCTTTTTACCGCCATATGGGCGGGCTAATCCATTTTGAATCAATAAGTCTGAAAGACCGTGTCCCTGATGGGTTTCAACATGGGCAATCACACGCCCCCCATATTTACCATAGTGAATGTTTTTTAAGACAATAGGCTGATCGTTAAGATACTGGGTGACGGCCTGTTTGGCCTGTTTGGCCAGATGTTTTTCCTGCTCACATTGGCCGTTTAATTCCGGACTGTCAATTTGGGCAAGGCGGACACGGGTTTGAACGACTTGCCCAATCCAGACCTGAGCCTGAACATCCAATGTATCACCATCAATCACACGCACAACCCTCGCAGGCACAGGGCCGGGAAGCATTTCTGCTGCTTGCACCGTATGAAAAGATAGAAATAGACAAATCAGAACACGCCAAATCACAATCAGGGCCTCTGTTTTTACCACAGAGAGATAATATACCTGAACGTGTATATATTTTTCT
This sequence is a window from Terasakiella sp. SH-1. Protein-coding genes within it:
- a CDS encoding nucleotide sugar dehydrogenase, producing MNRKIAVIGLGYVGLPVAVSYGRAGYETIGFDIDQTRIEELKKGYDRTEEVEEGDVLHNSLTYTSDLEDLRRADFYIVTVPTPIDDAHRPDMGAVLAASRTVGSVLNKGDIVVYESTVYPGATEEDCVPVLEEISGLSNDGDFAVGYSPERINPGDKEHRFETILKVVSGQDAGTLETVAQVYEAVVTAGVHRAANIKTAEAAKVIENTQRDLNIAFVNELSQIFERVGIDTHDVLEAAGTKWNFLKFTPGLVGGHCIGVDPYYLTHKAEQLGHHPQVILAGRRVNDRMGHHVAMQAIKMLMKRGRTDEPIVTILGLTFKENVPDLRNSKVVDIISELENMDIQTQISDPWADANEAMHEYGVTLTAQDDLKPADVIILAVNHKEYVSKGWSLIQNLLKEQDGAVIDIKATLDRDTIPDQITLWRL
- a CDS encoding NAD-dependent epimerase translates to MKVLVTGTAGFIGYHLAEKLIANGHEVVGIDCVSDYYDISLKEARLARLKKHAAFTEIREDLANSEAVMEAFATHKPTHCVNLAAQAGVRYSLENPKAYTHSNIDGFLSILEACRAHPVQHLVFASTSSVYGGNKNMPFSEHNSTEHPMTLYAATKKANELMAHNYAHLFDIPSTGMRFFTVYGPWGRPDMALFLFTKAILEGKPINVFNHGKMERDFTFVEDIVEGIFRLLGVPPKKDENWDATNPDPCTSGIGPYRVVNIGNSRCEQLTRYIEVLEDKLGRKAEKNMLPMQDGDVPATWADTSELNKITGYAPNTSIEEGVGKFVDWYVDFYNVDL
- a CDS encoding O-antigen ligase family protein, which produces MGLAVPAVASGRATLAIFLSLALLSVIYQTITTTKRIGFQRSFISEYFGLFTLCCLTCLLFTPNIIFSYDTGSSLETWIRHILLPIAIFFVCWHLQNCTFIQGKLLTIGILFVSTVGITAFYIEPNIYSLLKFTPVTFLQVYQGFKPPSNAFVLAIPLLIFFAFNYSGIWRLLSLCAVICIVSLIFIFDAKASMVALIAAALAPIALYIFSSTTWKINLIAIILITLAILGVGEWLVQKQYMTSVANQDLAYLPVWLIDFHRQTIWQFALELWQQSPWVGYGINASNLHPMATQTLINYYGPSYIPLADVPAQLLPGHPHNWVLEILLDTGVIGFVPFISLVCVIFWKNITEYWKTRHPALLVLFSINAAYWGSGLFNFSYWAAWWQASYYICAFTSLIIYLNVRKELS
- a CDS encoding class I SAM-dependent methyltransferase, which encodes MDNSPNHANYKNIGTYLNEDHHIKAKESFKELGKLILKQLPDNENSGCLLDIGCATGALIGYLETLLPKYEMVGLDYFPELVKKAETKLPQHKFIQGSALSLPDEFKKSFDFVILSGVIGIFDFDDAMTACRQALDCLRKGGTLYIFGNFNEYDIDLLVSHRKRIDGKTGDWEKGWNVYSMSTMQDFFSDCHHIKFFDFEMPFELTPQNDPIRSWTYKENNKLQLTNGLKFLINLRFLEVKRDMLPSEK
- a CDS encoding glycosyltransferase family 4 protein yields the protein MPQKKVLILVSKDWYFLSHRLPLALGLVKDGYKVHVACHINQAKTELENHGFILHDLNLGREQISLQSTQSAIQNITKLYRDVKPDIVVHVALFTVLLGTIAALRAPVGTVINMITGMGYSFIAKNLKARLIRFMISIFMRLFSQTKRIHMIVQNGNDIELMQSFGFKTEKNLFLIRGSGVDAKYFSPSPELPQNGLITFVGRTLWSKGVSEIVEAARILKNKGKSYRIVLVGAPDPGNPQSATQHDIDIWQSDGLVECWGRRSDIANIYQQSSIALLPSWREGLPKSLLEAAACGLPMIATDVPGCREIVHHEKNGLLVPLKNPTALADAIENLMEHYDIRKQYGAYARKQIDTELNDKAIIEQTVSLINKLSAFE
- a CDS encoding phosphotransferase gives rise to the protein MSSMQLPRPPALNGLHTTEYTFILFKGEILDEIKKVTGLFDSKFFILSTCQNNKRLFLKTQNLDGSSIFLKTVENRFLDQYIKSDQITLNLADSINIIIKPISGYPKPLGTTHHIFAYPFYSLSILSNSEIEFFRLGCALSELHYALKSMSDFWNVSVKKNSQRRYRKLYERSFNLKRVSRIGRDIILNALLDFDRKSLIQSFDNAQIIHGDLNSGNIGYSKQQSSVFFLDFEDTLCSYLPPEADIAFILERLIFVHPYQNKRELIKAFFKGYCGNEYNLFKGKHSISFWLSFLNLRSMLLLAEMEANNHQVSATEWTKFDTLFKQSKKFSIELEKHFS
- a CDS encoding thermonuclease family protein, which codes for MVKTEALIVIWRVLICLFLSFHTVQAAEMLPGPVPARVVRVIDGDTLDVQAQVWIGQVVQTRVRLAQIDSPELNGQCEQEKHLAKQAKQAVTQYLNDQPIVLKNIHYGKYGGRVIAHVETHQGHGLSDLLIQNGLARPYGGKKRSSWCP